One region of Quercus lobata isolate SW786 chromosome 2, ValleyOak3.0 Primary Assembly, whole genome shotgun sequence genomic DNA includes:
- the LOC115975216 gene encoding BTB/POZ domain-containing protein At3g05675-like, with amino-acid sequence MDRAKVAKTCILGDRNTSDIIIRLKNREGRPEWFYSHSAILINRSKFFASRVSLPNSSTCIEIHCSEFDYDDYVELLRLLYLPVGSILESLGSVKSAVGILQTAIAIHCEDITQSCTQYLEAVPWDDKEEELILKAVAKLGPMATPILARIQPVDASATKNVFVSAVRFAMSIGKPCPPFGDELKTSAQEQVEFMLGEDGDMPLITADDEVKSVVRIGLSNICSSFENELSSLLLESNLVCDTAEDKILQTLSDIEWMCNILPKMDLMKDFVFKWAEISVSVLGIIEDEKLACVMWGLKVKLIQVTGKVLEAVGYGNVILPAPCRVQLLKTWLPYIRKIKPILDSKGNEDTEFPYMMTEDLCQSIEGAIVSLILLLPSNDQADILADWMKTEQLRFPDLTEAFEVWCYRTKSAKRRLVQGLDSVNNATVSL; translated from the coding sequence ATGGACAGAGCCAAAGTAGCCAAGACTTGCATACTTGGTGATCGGAACACTAGTGACATTATTATAcggttgaaaaatagagaaggaaGACCGGAATGGTTCTACTCCCACTCTGCCATTCTCATAAATAGAAGCAAGTTCTTTGCCAGTCGGGTCTCCCTTCCAAACTCTAGTACTTGCATTGAGATTCACTGCTCAGAGTTTGACTATGATGATTATGTTGAACTTTTGAGGTTGCTGTATCTCCCTGTAGGCTCGATTCTGGAGTCATTGGGTTCTGTTAAATCTGCTGTTGGTATTCTTCAAACAGCCATTGCTATACATTGTGAAGATATCACACAGAGCTGTACCCAGTACTTGGAGGCTGTTCCTTGGGACGACAAGGAAGAGGAACTAATTTTAAAAGCAGTTGCTAAACTGGGTCCAATGGCCACGCCCATATTAGCCAGGATCCAACCTGTAGATGCAAGTGccacaaaaaatgtttttgtttctgCAGTTCGCTTTGCCATGTCCATTGGCAAACCATGCCCTCCATTTGGAGATGAGCTCAAGACTTCTGCTCAAGAACAAGTTGAATTCATGCTGGGGGAAGATGGAGATATGCCATTAATTACAGCTGATGATGAAGTAAAATCGGTGGTAAGAATTGGTCTTTCCAACATTTGTTCATCATTTGAGAACGAGTTATCATCACTCCTTTTGGAGTCCAACCTTGTATGTGATACAGCAGAGGATAAAATTTTGCAGACCTTATCCGATATTGAATGGATGTGTAACATACTTCCCAAGATGGATTTAATGAAGGACTTTGTGTTCAAGTGGGCTGAAATCTCTGTGAGTGTTTTAGGGATCATTGAAGATGAGAAACTTGCTTGTGTTATGTGGGGTTTGAAAGTAAAGTTGATACAAGTGACCGGAAAAGTCTTGGAAGCAGTTGGCTATGGCAATGTGATTCTTCCAGCACCATGTCGGGTGCAGTTGCTAAAGACATGGCTCCCTTATATAAGAAAGATAAAACCCATCTTGGATTCAAAGGGTAATGAGGATACAGAATTTCCTTACATGATGACTGAAGACCTTTGCCAGAGCATTGAGGGGGCAATAGTCTCATTGATACTGTTATTGCCATCAAATGATCAGGCTGATATTCTGGCAGACTGGATGAAAACCGAGCAACTTCGGTTTCCTGATTTGACTGAGGCATTTGAGGTCTGGTGTTACAGAACCAAGTCTGCAAAGAGAAGATTAGTGCAGGGCTTAGACAGTGTTAACAATGCTACTGTCAGCCTCTGA